A part of Cannabis sativa cultivar Pink pepper isolate KNU-18-1 chromosome 6, ASM2916894v1, whole genome shotgun sequence genomic DNA contains:
- the LOC115694988 gene encoding uncharacterized protein LOC115694988 has protein sequence MPSSSGVHQTAQTVCIARKYIPPRVPVPAAATHHNNGDRPTYEDVRSPYYLSTAYHPGLALVTPILTDRNFQPWTRDFKLSIGARNKTSFIDGTLPKPPPDDALYSSWIHCNQMVQSWILHSVSSEIKSSIMYLDTAAEMWTELNNRFNEGNGPRIFELNESLAFLHQGDDSVSTYFTKLTAIWDEIQQLCPKIPCTCVAATKAQEYHNHDQVLQFLKGLNESYHAVRDQVLPLDPCPPLTKVFSMIVHQERQRTLGNKNVTPLAAAAS, from the exons ATGCCGAGTAGTAgcggtgttcatcaaaccgctcaaactgtCTGCATCGCAAGAAAAt ACATTCCACCACGGGTTCCTGTTCCAGCTGCTGCTACTCATCACAACAATGGTGATCGACCGACGTATGAGGATGTACGAAGTCCCTACTACCTCAGCACTGCATATCACCCAGGCTTAGCCCTTGTTACTCCGATCTTGACAGATCGAAACTTTCAACCATGGACTCGAGACTTCAAACTCTCCATAGGTGCGCGTAATAAAACTTCGTTCATCGACGGTACCCTTCCTAAGCCACCTCCTGATGATGCTCTTTATAGTTCTTGGATTCATTGTAATCAAATGGTCCAATCTTGGATCCTTCACTCGGTTTCATCCGAAATCAAGAGCAGTATCATGTATCTTGATACTGCTGCTGAAATGTGGACCGAGCTCAACAATCGATTCAATGAAGGTAACGGTCCACGCATTTTCGAGCTTAATGAAAGCCTCGCTTTTCTCCATCAAGGAGATGATTCCGTCAGTACCTACTTCACCAAACTGACTGCCATTTGGGATGAAATTCAGCAACTTTGCCCAAAGATACCTTGCACTTGTGTTGCTGCTACTAAAGCACAAGAATATCACAACCATGATCAGGTGCTGCAATTTCTCAAGGGTCTGAATGAATCTTACCATGCTGTTCGTGATCAGGTATTGCCTCTTGATCCTTGTCCACCATTAACCAAAGTTTTTTCTATGATTGTTCATCAAGAACGCCAAAGAACTCTTGGCAATAAAAATGTTACCCCCCTTGCTGCAGCTGCCTCTTAA
- the LOC115724494 gene encoding GDSL esterase/lipase At5g55050 has translation MANKNIILVVIMITFLLWFCQLSSTSVSFAYPLVPAIYAFGDSLADVGNNNYLVFSVVKANFPHNGIDFPTKKPTGRFCNGKNAIDLLAEKVGLPYSPPYLSTLYKLEQRSKNFLTGVNFASGGSGILNQTNHQYSLCLTKQVSSFVKVHEALNKQLGASGLNQHLSKSLFVIVTGSNDVFSYFGSADLRNKTTLRQYINSMVVTFKGQVKRLYNLGARKFVIVGIGVIGCTPSERKSNKAEQCNEEVNSVAVRYNEALTSMLNSLKVEQKGLSYSYFDGYSVMQNAIHKAATYGFSEVKAACCGLGKLKADVYCLPVSKVCSNRSSHLFWDANHPTESAHRLFVDYIFGGPSPYTFPLNVKQLIST, from the exons ATGGCTAATAAGAACATTATTTTGGTAGTGATCATGATCACCTTCTTGTTATGGTTTTGTCAGTTAAGTAGTACTAGTGTATCATTTGCATATCCCCTTGTCCCGGCCATTTATGCATTTGGGGACTCCTTAGCCGATGTGGGCAACAACAATTACCTCGTCTTTTCTGTAGTCAAAGCAAATTTTCCACACAATGGCATAGACTTCCCCACCAAAAAACCAACCGGGAGGTTTTGTAATGGCAAGAATGCTATTGATCTTCTTG CTGAAAAAGTGGGCTTACCATATTCCCCGCCATATCTGTCTACCCTATACAAGTTAGAACAGAGAAGTAAAAATTTCCTAACAGGTGTAAACTTTGCTTCTGGTGGTTCTGGAATTCTTAATCAGACAAATCATCAGTAT TCATTATGCTTAACAAAACAAGTAAGTAGCTTTGTAAAGGTGCATGAAGCCTTAAACAAACAGTTAGGAGCCTCCGGCTTGAATCAACATCTCTCAAAATCCCTCTTTGTAATTGTGACTGGAAGCAATGACGTGTTCAGCTACTTTGGTTCCGCAGATTTGCGTAATAAAACCACATTGCGCCAATACATAAACTCAATGGTAGTTACTTTTAAGGGACAAGTTAag CGTTTGTATAATCTTGGAGCACGTAAGTTTGTAATTGTTGGGATTGGAGTAATTGGATGTACTCCATCTGAGAGGAAAAGTAACAAAGCCGAGCAATGCAATGAAGAAGTAAACAGCGTAGCGGTTAGGTACAACGAAGCTTTGACTTCAATGTTGAATAGCTTGAAAGTTGAGCAAAAAGGGTTAAGCTACTCGTACTTCGATGGCTATAGTGTCATGCAAAATGCCATACACAAAGCAGCTACTTAtg GTTTTTCAGAGGTTAAGGCTGCTTGTTGTGGACTTGGAAAGCTTAAAGCCGATGTTTACTGTCTGCCAGTTTCAAAAGTTTGCTCCAATAGAAGCAGCCATCTGTTCTGGGATGCAAACCATCCTACAGAATCTGCTCATCGCCTCTTTGTGGATTACATTTTTGGTGGCCCTTCACCATACACATTCCCACTAAATGTTAAGCAGCTTATTTCCACTTAA